From Hippea alviniae EP5-r, the proteins below share one genomic window:
- a CDS encoding DUF445 family protein produces the protein MSIDVVSLPLIGAFIGYFTNYVAIKMLFYPKKPYYIGKVRVPFTPGLIPKKRDEIIEKIADVVEKKIINKDELIRYIYSKRNRIFLYDYTDKLLNELLEKKLSSLNIPYKKFTPIIESLIEEKLKPLIDEKISDITLDINYITYNAFLLIDKTETVESLIGSKTKEKINSNIEILSIEALNRLSDSLDDPKIKEIIRKKIVESLDSYIDESNILTASFVSMLAPLIEENDRIIEIIIEKLQALLKDKEIKKRVVKSIKESMDENIFKLNLEEFLIKYTGNNLEDTRKLLTEKLDSIIDNLNLKEKIKNEILKLLDSKKLARKSIAFLKLNMSKISFGDVIEFINPKFKKKMSRYIINNLLIIIKGQSQKIFDFSISENAKKKLKSLDIGQVEEIVLNISKEQFKYINLFGGILGFLIGIIELILR, from the coding sequence ATGAGCATAGATGTAGTCTCACTGCCTTTAATTGGTGCTTTCATAGGATACTTCACAAACTATGTAGCAATAAAAATGCTCTTCTATCCAAAAAAACCATATTATATTGGCAAAGTCAGAGTGCCGTTTACGCCGGGATTAATCCCGAAAAAAAGAGACGAAATCATAGAGAAGATAGCCGATGTCGTTGAGAAAAAGATTATAAATAAGGATGAACTAATACGATACATTTATTCAAAGAGAAACAGAATATTCCTGTATGATTACACAGATAAACTTCTAAATGAACTACTTGAAAAAAAGCTATCTTCGTTAAACATCCCATACAAAAAATTCACACCAATCATAGAAAGCTTAATAGAAGAAAAATTAAAACCGCTCATTGATGAGAAAATATCAGACATTACACTTGATATAAATTACATAACTTACAATGCCTTTTTACTGATAGACAAAACTGAAACAGTAGAGAGTTTGATTGGAAGTAAAACAAAAGAGAAGATAAACTCAAATATAGAGATTCTCTCAATAGAAGCGCTAAATAGACTATCCGATAGCTTAGATGACCCAAAAATAAAAGAGATTATCAGAAAAAAAATTGTTGAATCTTTGGATTCATACATCGATGAGTCTAACATACTAACGGCAAGCTTCGTCTCCATGCTTGCACCACTAATCGAAGAAAACGACAGAATCATAGAGATAATCATAGAGAAACTTCAAGCTCTTCTCAAGGATAAAGAGATAAAAAAGCGTGTTGTAAAAAGCATAAAAGAGTCAATGGATGAGAACATTTTTAAACTCAATTTAGAAGAGTTTTTAATAAAATACACGGGCAACAACTTAGAAGATACAAGAAAACTATTAACAGAAAAACTTGATAGCATCATAGATAACCTAAATCTAAAAGAAAAGATAAAAAACGAGATATTAAAACTATTGGATAGTAAAAAACTCGCAAGAAAATCCATAGCATTTTTAAAATTGAATATGTCTAAGATTAGCTTTGGAGATGTTATAGAGTTTATCAATCCGAAATTTAAAAAGAAAATGTCAAGATACATAATAAACAATCTGCTGATTATTATAAAGGGACAGAGTCAAAAGATATTCGACTTCAGCATATCCGAGAATGCAAAAAAGAAACTAAAGAGCCTTGATATAGGACAAGTTGAAGAGATTGTTTTAAACATAAGCAAAGAGCAGTTTAAATACATAAACCTATTTGGCGGCATTTTAGGATTCTTAATAGGCATAATAGAACTCATATTGAGGTGA